In Spartobacteria bacterium, the following are encoded in one genomic region:
- the gcvH gene encoding glycine cleavage system protein GcvH yields the protein MNTPKELRYAKSHEWIIIDEDGMAKVGITDFAQEQMGDLTYVELPDVDDHFEAGDEVAVIESVKAASDIYAPVSGTVTHVNEQLTDAPELINSDPYGDGWIFRIRPDDLTEIDALMTADEYEDSAVNDNE from the coding sequence ATGAACACACCAAAAGAATTGCGTTATGCGAAGTCTCACGAATGGATCATCATTGATGAGGATGGTATGGCTAAAGTCGGTATTACAGATTTTGCCCAAGAACAAATGGGCGACTTAACCTATGTGGAACTACCAGATGTGGATGACCATTTTGAGGCGGGGGACGAAGTGGCGGTTATTGAATCAGTTAAAGCGGCATCTGATATTTACGCCCCGGTATCTGGCACAGTGACCCATGTCAACGAGCAGTTGACCGATGCCCCGGAACTCATCAATTCTGATCCCTATGGTGACGGCTGGATTTTTCGCATCAGGCCTGACGATCTGACTGAAATCGATGCATTGATGACAGCAGATGAGTATGAAGATTCTGCAGTCAACGATAACGAGTAA